One part of the Vitis riparia cultivar Riparia Gloire de Montpellier isolate 1030 chromosome 6, EGFV_Vit.rip_1.0, whole genome shotgun sequence genome encodes these proteins:
- the LOC117915805 gene encoding probable receptor-like protein kinase At1g49730 isoform X3, with protein MGLNRKAFTVSSSSSLTTPHQTSEFLPYGPSDPQVSPPSPCLAPSTSFRFLVFESIENGSLKEHLNDPLKTPLNWRTRLQIAIGVAAALEYLQLFNEPPIYHVSIRSSNILLDENFTAKLADVGILSSGGNHATAQNVSCSKDCTGQEGKNIIFQLGVLILELITGQSSEKGGVDLIQWVQESRLSRSMQKMIDPDLGNSYDSRELNNLLAVARLCIKSGEKPTFSIPQIFRYLQKKVDIPRD; from the exons ATGGGTTTAAACAGAAAAGCTTTTACTgtgtcttcttcatcttcgcTGACTACCCCCCACCAAACCTCCGAATTTCTCCCATATGGACCTTCTGATCCGCAAGTTTCGCCTCCTTCTCCTTGCCTGGCTCCATCCACATCGTTCCG ATTCCTAGTATTTGAAAGCATAGAAAATGGAAGCCTGAAAGAGCATCTTAATG ATCCTCTGAAGACTCCGTTGAATTGGAGGACGAGGCTACAAATAGCTATTGGTGTAGCAGCCGCACTG GAATATTTGCAACTCTTCAATGAACCACCAATATATCATGTCTCCATCAGGTCTAGTAATATCCTATTAGATGAGAACTTCACCGCAAAG CTAGCTGACGTTGGTATTCTTAGTTCTGGTGGAAATCATGCCACTGCACAAAATGTCTCATGTTCAAAAG ATTGCACAGGTCAGGAAGGTAAGAACATAATCTTCCAGCTTGGAGTTCTAATTCTGGAGCTAATAACTGGTCAATCATCAGAGAAGGGAGGTGTTGATTTAATTCAATGGGTCCAAGAATCTCGGTTAAGCAGATCCATGCAAAAGATGATAGACCCAGATCTTGGAAACAGTTATGATTCGAGAGAGCTCAACAATCTTTTAGCTGTTGCAAGATTGTGTATTAAATCTGGGGAAAAGCCAACATTTTCTATACCACAAATATTTCGGTATCTCCAGAAGAAGGTGGACATTCCACGTGATTAG
- the LOC117915805 gene encoding probable receptor-like protein kinase At1g49730 isoform X2 gives MDLLIRKFRLLLLAWLHPHRSGPVSFVRRFSYKDIKRATDGFRRISYSNSYGVAYKAIFQDGLVALVKEVRDFNQGKDIFYGEVQRLGRLHHRHLLALRGFSTGRKRFLVFESIENGSLKEHLNDPLKTPLNWRTRLQIAIGVAAALEYLQLFNEPPIYHVSIRSSNILLDENFTAKLADVGILSSGGNHATAQNVSCSKDCTGQEGKNIIFQLGVLILELITGQSSEKGGVDLIQWVQESRLSRSMQKMIDPDLGNSYDSRELNNLLAVARLCIKSGEKPTFSIPQIFRYLQKKVDIPRD, from the exons ATGGACCTTCTGATCCGCAAGTTTCGCCTCCTTCTCCTTGCCTGGCTCCATCCACATCGTTCCG GCCCTGTGTCCTTTGTGAGGCGCTTCTCATACAAGGATATAAAGAGGGCAACGGATGGTTTCCGCAGAATCAGTTATAGCAATTCTTATGGGGTTGCTTATAAAGCCATATTTCAGGATGGTCTTGTTGCCTTGGTAAAAGAAGTAAGAGATTTTAATCAAGGGAAGGACATCTTCTATGGGGAAGTGCAACGATTGGGCCGATTGCATCATCGGCACCTTCTTGCACTTAGAGGATTTTCCACAGGACGTAAAAG ATTCCTAGTATTTGAAAGCATAGAAAATGGAAGCCTGAAAGAGCATCTTAATG ATCCTCTGAAGACTCCGTTGAATTGGAGGACGAGGCTACAAATAGCTATTGGTGTAGCAGCCGCACTG GAATATTTGCAACTCTTCAATGAACCACCAATATATCATGTCTCCATCAGGTCTAGTAATATCCTATTAGATGAGAACTTCACCGCAAAG CTAGCTGACGTTGGTATTCTTAGTTCTGGTGGAAATCATGCCACTGCACAAAATGTCTCATGTTCAAAAG ATTGCACAGGTCAGGAAGGTAAGAACATAATCTTCCAGCTTGGAGTTCTAATTCTGGAGCTAATAACTGGTCAATCATCAGAGAAGGGAGGTGTTGATTTAATTCAATGGGTCCAAGAATCTCGGTTAAGCAGATCCATGCAAAAGATGATAGACCCAGATCTTGGAAACAGTTATGATTCGAGAGAGCTCAACAATCTTTTAGCTGTTGCAAGATTGTGTATTAAATCTGGGGAAAAGCCAACATTTTCTATACCACAAATATTTCGGTATCTCCAGAAGAAGGTGGACATTCCACGTGATTAG
- the LOC117915805 gene encoding probable receptor-like protein kinase At1g49730 isoform X1, translating into MDLLIRKFRLLLLAWLHPHRSVSISGPVSFVRRFSYKDIKRATDGFRRISYSNSYGVAYKAIFQDGLVALVKEVRDFNQGKDIFYGEVQRLGRLHHRHLLALRGFSTGRKRFLVFESIENGSLKEHLNDPLKTPLNWRTRLQIAIGVAAALEYLQLFNEPPIYHVSIRSSNILLDENFTAKLADVGILSSGGNHATAQNVSCSKDCTGQEGKNIIFQLGVLILELITGQSSEKGGVDLIQWVQESRLSRSMQKMIDPDLGNSYDSRELNNLLAVARLCIKSGEKPTFSIPQIFRYLQKKVDIPRD; encoded by the exons ATGGACCTTCTGATCCGCAAGTTTCGCCTCCTTCTCCTTGCCTGGCTCCATCCACATCGTTCCG TTTCAATTTCAGGCCCTGTGTCCTTTGTGAGGCGCTTCTCATACAAGGATATAAAGAGGGCAACGGATGGTTTCCGCAGAATCAGTTATAGCAATTCTTATGGGGTTGCTTATAAAGCCATATTTCAGGATGGTCTTGTTGCCTTGGTAAAAGAAGTAAGAGATTTTAATCAAGGGAAGGACATCTTCTATGGGGAAGTGCAACGATTGGGCCGATTGCATCATCGGCACCTTCTTGCACTTAGAGGATTTTCCACAGGACGTAAAAG ATTCCTAGTATTTGAAAGCATAGAAAATGGAAGCCTGAAAGAGCATCTTAATG ATCCTCTGAAGACTCCGTTGAATTGGAGGACGAGGCTACAAATAGCTATTGGTGTAGCAGCCGCACTG GAATATTTGCAACTCTTCAATGAACCACCAATATATCATGTCTCCATCAGGTCTAGTAATATCCTATTAGATGAGAACTTCACCGCAAAG CTAGCTGACGTTGGTATTCTTAGTTCTGGTGGAAATCATGCCACTGCACAAAATGTCTCATGTTCAAAAG ATTGCACAGGTCAGGAAGGTAAGAACATAATCTTCCAGCTTGGAGTTCTAATTCTGGAGCTAATAACTGGTCAATCATCAGAGAAGGGAGGTGTTGATTTAATTCAATGGGTCCAAGAATCTCGGTTAAGCAGATCCATGCAAAAGATGATAGACCCAGATCTTGGAAACAGTTATGATTCGAGAGAGCTCAACAATCTTTTAGCTGTTGCAAGATTGTGTATTAAATCTGGGGAAAAGCCAACATTTTCTATACCACAAATATTTCGGTATCTCCAGAAGAAGGTGGACATTCCACGTGATTAG